The sequence GCAGCGCGTTGTCGAGATGGTCGATCATGGCGAAATGCCGCCGGAAGAGAGCAAGCAGATGACGCCGGCCGAGCGTCAGCAGCTGTTGGCCTGGACGCGAAGTTATCTCGACGCCGAAGCGAAAGCCGGCGCCGGCGATCCTGGCCCAGTTCTCCTCCGTCGCTTGAACAACGCCGAATACGCTTACACGCTGCACGATCTCACCGGCGTTGCGATCGACCCGACGCGCGAGTTCCCCGTCGACGGCGCCGCCGGCGAAGGCTTTACCAACACAGGCGCTTCGTTGGTGATGTCGCCGGCGCTCTTTCGCAAGTACCTCGACGCAGGTCAGCAGATCGCCCAGCATGCGATTCTGATCCCCGAAGGCTTTCGCTTTATCGAAGGGACGACCCGCCGCGATGCGACCAACGAGATCATCGCCGAGATCCGTCAGATCTACTCACGTCATACGCTCGACGGCAGTGACCCCAGCATTCTCAATCGCTGGAACGTCGCCGACCCCGGCACCAGCACGCAGCTGGACGGCCGCGTCGATCTCGACCTTTACCTGACCGCACTGGTCAAACACCGCGATCGCCTCCGCGCCGAACCAAACGCCGCGACCGTAATCGCCGCGGAAGAGAAGATCAATCCCAAGTACTTCGCGCAGATCGCCCGTTTGCTGCTGAGCGATCCGACCGGTTCGCCGCTACTGGACGATCTCCGCAAACAAGTCGCCGCGGCAGGTCCCGAGGACGGCAAGCAGATCGCCGGCGTCATTCGTGCCTGGCAAACGACCCTCTGGAAGTTCAACAGCGTCGGCCACTTCGGCAGCATTCGTCCTTGGCAACAAGCGGAGAACGCGCTGACCGCATCGCAAGAGTTCCGTTTTCCGATCACTTCGGGCGAAGATTCTCTGCTGCTGACCGCAGGCTCCGTTGGCCAGCAGAACGCCGTCGCCGTTTGGCGCAATCCGCGCTTTGTTCGTAACGGCGGGCGTACGATCCCGCTTCGCGATTTGCGCGACATCGCGGCTGCCCATGAGCAGAATCGCCAGGCGGTCTCGAAGGACCTCGCCAAATACCTGGCTGCCGCTTGGGAAGTAAAGACAACAGCCGAGTCGCCTGATTTGCAGGAGATCGCGGCGAAGCGTGAGCTCGATCCGATCTTGCTGTCAGCCTGGACGCGTTACCTCGGCATCGCGCCGAACCAACCGGTCACGATTGCCGAGTATCTCGATCTGCCGCTCAACAACAGCGCGGCGATTCGCGGCTGGGGCAGGGGAGGGCTGCAAGATCTGTCGCTAATCGCCAACTCGTCGGACGAATTGCTCCGCATTCCGGGCGACATTCGGCCCCACACGATCGCCGTTCATCCGCGCCCGGAACGTTGGGTCGCCGTCGCGTGGCGATCGCCGGTCGACGGGACGTTTCGAATTCGCTCGGAAGCGTTCGACGCCCATAACGCGTGCGGCAATGGTTTCCAGTGGCGTCTCGAACTTCGCCGACCTGGGGAGCGGCGCGTCCTGGCCGCCGCCGACGTCGATTCCGGCCAGGCAGCCGAAATCCCACCGATCGCCGATCTGGAAATGAAGCAGGGAGAAATGTTGACCCTGCTGATCGGGCCGCGCAATCAAGAGCATACGTGCGATCTAACCGGCATCGATCTGGAAGTGACCTCGACCGCCGATAGCGGTCTCAACTGGTCGCTGTCGAAGGATTGTGCCGATTCGATCGCCGCGGGCAATCCGCAGGCCGATCAACTCGGCAACGCCGACGTCTGGCACTTCTTCACCGAGCCGCTCGATCCGTCCCCCAGCGGCAGCCAGGTCGAGAACCCGCAGATCGCCCAATGGCGCTCGGCCGCCGACGCCGCCAAAGCGCATGAAATCGCCTTGGCAATTCAAACTCACATTGAATCGGATTCGAACGCCGACCTTTATCGCGCACTGACGTCGCTCGATGGCCCGTTGCTCTCGTCGCTTCCGGTCGAGGAGCTGTTGAAAGTTCGACGAACGGCAACTTCCGAAGCGGGATTGCCGTCGGAACGCTTCCTCGCCAGCGGCGACCTGCAATCCCAGGCGCCTGAGACGATCACGATCACGCTTCCGCCCAATATGCTGACCGACTACGCGTTTACCGTCACCGGCACGCTCGCGGACCAGTCGCACGCGGAGGGAAGCGTGCAGATGGAGGTCGGAACGTCGCCGCCATCCTCCGGCCATTTGGTCCCCGGCGGCAAGATCATTACCGTCGCCGAAAGCCCCGGCGGCAAGATCATTACCGTCGCCGAAAGCCCCGCCGCCAAACGCATCGCCACTTCCCTCGAAGAGTTTCGCCAGAACTTCCCGATCGCGTTTTGCTATCCGCAGATCGTGCCGGTCGACGAAGTGGTGACGCTCGTCCTCTACCATCGCGAAGACGAACCGCTGCAGCGTTTGATGCTCTCGGAAGCGGAAAGCGATCGACTCGATCAACTTTGGTCGGAGCTCCGCTTTGTCAGCGGCGACGCGCTGATTAGCGTTGCAGCGCTGGAGCAACTTCTCGAGTATGCGACGCAGGACGCTGATCCAACTGTCTTCCAACCGGTGCGGCAACCGATCCTCGACAACGCCGCCGCCTATCGCCAGCAACTGCTCGATGCGGAGCCGGGGCAGATCGACGCGCTGGTCGACTTTGCCGCAAAGCTTTATCGCCGCCCGCTGACCGCGAAGGAAGAGGCCGGCATTCGTACGCTCTACGCCGACCTTCGCAACCAAGAGTTCGATCACGATCAGGCGTTTCGCTTGTCGCTCGGACGCTTGTTCGCTTCGCCGGCGTTTCTCTATCGGCTTGAAACGCCGCAGGAGGGAAGGGAGTCGTCCCCAGTCTCCGATCGTCAATTGGCGACGCGGCTCAGCTATTTCCTCTGGTCTTCGCTCCCGGACGACGAACTAAATCGTCTGGCGAATACGGAAACGCTGCAAGACGATGCGGCGCTACGCGCACAGGTCGAGCGGATGCGGACCGATGCGCGCAGTCGCCGCCTGGCGATCGAGTTCGCTTGTCAGTGGATGCACATTCGCAACTTCGATCAGTTTGACGAGAAAAGCGAACAGACCTTCCCCGAGTTCGCCGAACTCCGCGGGCTGATGTACGAAGAATCGGCCCAGTTCTTTAGCGACCTGATCCAGCGCGACGGCTCGATCCTCGAGATTCTCGACGCCGATCATACCTTCCTGAATGACCGGCTCGCGCAGCACTACGGCATCCCCAATGTTGGCGGTCCCGAGTGGCGACGCGTCGACGGCGTGCGGCAATATGCTCGCGGTGGCGTGCTTGGGCAAGCGACCGTTCTCTCCATGCAGGCCGGCGCCTCGCGGACCAGTCCGATTTTGCGGGGGAACTGGATCTCCGAAACGCTGCTCGGCGAACGATTGCCGCGT is a genomic window of Blastopirellula sediminis containing:
- a CDS encoding DUF1592 domain-containing protein — its product is MRSAPLSPASFIQRCYACWIAAVVLLATNQAALSADEFPPLAEQYESSVHALLKSYCLDCHSTDAKEGELDLERFADLAAIRKDPAPWQRVVEMVDHGEMPPEESKQMTPAERQQLLAWTRSYLDAEAKAGAGDPGPVLLRRLNNAEYAYTLHDLTGVAIDPTREFPVDGAAGEGFTNTGASLVMSPALFRKYLDAGQQIAQHAILIPEGFRFIEGTTRRDATNEIIAEIRQIYSRHTLDGSDPSILNRWNVADPGTSTQLDGRVDLDLYLTALVKHRDRLRAEPNAATVIAAEEKINPKYFAQIARLLLSDPTGSPLLDDLRKQVAAAGPEDGKQIAGVIRAWQTTLWKFNSVGHFGSIRPWQQAENALTASQEFRFPITSGEDSLLLTAGSVGQQNAVAVWRNPRFVRNGGRTIPLRDLRDIAAAHEQNRQAVSKDLAKYLAAAWEVKTTAESPDLQEIAAKRELDPILLSAWTRYLGIAPNQPVTIAEYLDLPLNNSAAIRGWGRGGLQDLSLIANSSDELLRIPGDIRPHTIAVHPRPERWVAVAWRSPVDGTFRIRSEAFDAHNACGNGFQWRLELRRPGERRVLAAADVDSGQAAEIPPIADLEMKQGEMLTLLIGPRNQEHTCDLTGIDLEVTSTADSGLNWSLSKDCADSIAAGNPQADQLGNADVWHFFTEPLDPSPSGSQVENPQIAQWRSAADAAKAHEIALAIQTHIESDSNADLYRALTSLDGPLLSSLPVEELLKVRRTATSEAGLPSERFLASGDLQSQAPETITITLPPNMLTDYAFTVTGTLADQSHAEGSVQMEVGTSPPSSGHLVPGGKIITVAESPGGKIITVAESPAAKRIATSLEEFRQNFPIAFCYPQIVPVDEVVTLVLYHREDEPLQRLMLSEAESDRLDQLWSELRFVSGDALISVAALEQLLEYATQDADPTVFQPVRQPILDNAAAYRQQLLDAEPGQIDALVDFAAKLYRRPLTAKEEAGIRTLYADLRNQEFDHDQAFRLSLGRLFASPAFLYRLETPQEGRESSPVSDRQLATRLSYFLWSSLPDDELNRLANTETLQDDAALRAQVERMRTDARSRRLAIEFACQWMHIRNFDQFDEKSEQTFPEFAELRGLMYEESAQFFSDLIQRDGSILEILDADHTFLNDRLAQHYGIPNVGGPEWRRVDGVRQYARGGVLGQATVLSMQAGASRTSPILRGNWISETLLGERLPRPPKNVPILPESAPAGLTERQLTEMHTTVAECAKCHARIDPYGFALESFDAIGRFRTKDTQGSPIVTDAVLVDGKQLAGYRDLRDYLAGDRRASFVRQFCRKLLGYSLGRSVRLSDEPLLETMEENLAQNDYRIGVALETIVLSRQFREIRDLQFEGVE